Proteins encoded by one window of Channa argus isolate prfri chromosome 13, Channa argus male v1.0, whole genome shotgun sequence:
- the LOC137140171 gene encoding zinc finger protein 271-like, with product MSACCVSGCKNRHSSTSKLKFYRIPSGFRPFQANRRRLWLQAIQQVNGSTEELKGNARICGAHFISGEASMDHDSPDFVPSVFACNKPSASPKKKNKRYYRRRRRRRHKAKVETGGKTPPRPDASVDLQASVLMESESELKEEIQTPSDPSDPKAREPLAQEAERTSTPPADTPKLNKMSPVVLLKPIVSPSGGFQCEVCNQKVASVLLLVKHKQMHKEEKMSFICEICRKCFTSQADFIEHQRDHTDQPSFSCNMCDRSFFTNHNLKRHKLLHVKDGRKCPMCGVIFCRRHNHIVFHPKVEPGTDSEEDSSIVEQPNVDGNLISETSLLGEGSPKPEPETNLTPPSATHTKTFSEIPVPKLLKPLTLHHPPPPVPRYPRTPGTSSQFKTPLPGSPSAVILPAPPQHLELPGSLKIFSPQFLTSALLEVKRNYEYILSKPGKGKKELVKEEPCELPLISQEDHRVKQVKERTAYDLEITL from the exons ATGTCGGCttgctgtgtgtctggctgtaaAAATCGCCACTCCTCAACCAGCAAACTCAAGTTTTATAGAATACCTTCTGGATTCCGGCCTTTTCAGGCGAACCGCAGGCGTTTATGGCTACAAGCGATCCAACAAGTGAACGGCAGCACCGAGGAGCTCAAAGGAAACGCTCGTATTTGTGGCGCTCATTTCATATCGG GGGAGGCGTCTATGGACCACGACAGTCCCGACTTTGTGCcttctgtgtttgcatgcaatAAACCGAGCGCGAGccccaagaaaaaaaacaaaag GTATTACAGACGTAGAAGAAGGCGCCGCCATAAAGCTAAGGTGGAAACAGGAGGAAAAACCCCACCTAGACCTGATGCTTCTGTCGACCTCCAGGCATCTGTTTTGATGGAAAGTGAAAGTGAACTTAAAGAAGAAATACAGACTCCATCAGACCCATCAGATCCAAAG GCCAGAGAACCATTGGCACAAGAGGCTGAGAGAACGTCAACCCCACCGGCAGACACtccaaaactaaacaaaatgagCCCTGTGGTTCTCTTAAAGCCCATCGTTTCACCATCAGGGGGATTTCAGTGTGAGGTGTGCAATCAGAAAGTCGCCAGTGTGTTACTActagtaaaacacaaacagatgcacaaagaagaaaaaatgtcatttatctGTGAAATTTGCAGAAAGTGCTTCACAAGTCAGGCTGACTTCATTGAGCACCAGCGTGACCACACGGATCAGCCCTCCTTTTCATGCAACATGTGTGATCGATCTTTCTTTACAAATCATAACCTCAAACGTCATAAACTACTGCATGTCAAAGACGGTAGGAAATGTCCCATGTGTGGAGTGATATTCTGTCGACGCCATAACCACATTGTATTTCATCCAAAGGTTGAGCCTGGAACTGATTCTGAAGAAGATTCCTCCATAGTTGAGCAACCAAATGTAGATGGTAActtgatttcagaaaccagtcTGCTGGGGGAGGGTTCCCCAAAACCTGAACCCGAGACCAATCTGACACCACcttcagccacacacacaaaaaccttcTCAGAAATCCCTGTACCAAAGTTGCTAAAACCTTTGACTTTACATCATCCGCCTCCACCAGTACCCAGATACCCAAGAACCCCAGGTACCTCCTCTCAGTTTAAGACACCTTTGCCCGGTTCCCCTTCAGCAGTCATTCTGCCCGCTCCCCCTCAACATCTAGAACTCCCAGGCTCGCTAAAGATTTTTTCTCCACAGTTTCTCACCTCAGCATTACTTGAGGTTAAAAGAAATTATGAATATATTCTAAGTAAGCCAGGAAAAGGTAAGAAGGAACTTGTGAAAGAGGAACCATGCGAGCTGCCACTGATTTCTCAAGAGGATCACAGGGTCAaacaagtgaaagaaagaacTGCTTATGACCTTGAAATTACGCTCTGA
- the LOC137140236 gene encoding protein-serine O-palmitoleoyltransferase porcupine-like, with the protein MGAFSRQKFFQELAHGCLLPTAQQGLEQVWQLLLICLLCRLLWMLGLPSYVKHLGTVAGGFYTLYLFFELHMIWVVLLSLLCYLFLFLCRHSTIRGTFLSITVLIYLLLGELHMMDTTNWHKMRGSQMVVAMKAISLAFDLDRGVVTSVPSPIEFMGYIYFVGTVIFGPWISFNSYKDALEGRKLSFAWLLKVSVSWVKSQVCLVISNCVAPYLFPYFIPVYGDKLLRSKKRRKIRGAPAKWLLAYENTMSFHFSNYFVGYLSETTASLAGAGFTEEKENLKWDITVSKPLDIEFPRSMVEVVTSWNLPMSRFLHTYVFKSALKFGTFSAIMVTYTASALLHGLSFHLGAVLISLGFITYIEHVLRKRLATFFNACVLSRKCQPNCNHQNKKELWVYMINIAFSALAILHLTYLGSVFNSSVDYMEEDEDNITHHTIQKWSELSWTSHWVMFGCWILYRLLL; encoded by the exons ATGGGAGCATTCAGCCGGCAGAAGTTTTTCCAGGAGCTTGCTCATGGCTGCCTTCTGCCCACAGCTCAGCAGGGCCTGGAGCAGGTATGGCAGCTGCTGCTCATCTGCCTGCTGTGTCGGCTTCTCTGGATGTTAG GCCTCCCCTCTTATGTAAAACACCTGGGCACAGTGGCCGGAGGTTTCTACACCCTTTACCTTTTCTTTGAGCTTCACATGATCTGGGTGGTCCTTCTCAGCCTTCTTTGCtacctcttcctcttcctgtgcCGCCACTCTACCATCCGAGGCACCTTCCTCTCCATCACTGTGCTCATCTACCTGCTGCTGGG AGAATTGCACATGATGGACACGACCAACTGGCACAAGATGAGAG GTTCACAGATGGTGGTTGCCATGAAAGCCATCTCTCTGGCCTTCGATTTGGACAGAGGTGTTGTGACCAGTGTACCTTCCCCCATTGAGTTCATGGGCTATATTTACTTTGTGGGCACAGTCATCTTTGGTCCTTGGATCAGCTTCAACAGTTACAAAGATGCTTTGGAGGGACGTAAGCTG AGCTTTGCGTGGCTTTTAAAAGTGTCTGTTAGCTGGGTGAAGAGCCAGGTCTGTCTTGTTATTTCCAACTGTGTGGCACCATACCTCTTCCCTTATTTCATACCTGTCTATGGAGACAAGCTGCTACGAAG caaaaaaaggaggaagattAG GGGCGCACCCGCAAA GTGGTTGCTGGCATATGAGAACACAATGTCTTTTCACTTCAGCAATTATTTTGTTGGTTATTTGAGTGAGACTACAGCTAGTTTAGCTGGAGCAGGCTTCACCGAGGAGAAAGAAAACCTCAAATG GGATATCACCGTATCCAAGCCTCTGGATATTGAGTTTCCACGGTCAATGGTTGAGGTGGTAACATCCTGGAATTTGCCCATGTCTCGCTTTCTGCACACCT ATGTTTTTAAGAGTGCACTCAAATTTGGGACATTCTCTGCCATTATGGTGACGTATACGGCCAGTGCACTTTTGCAT GGTTTAAGTTTTCATCTGGGTGCAGTGTTGATATCTCTGGGGTTTATCACATACATCGAGCATG TGTTGCGGAAAAGGCTTGCAACGTTCTTTAATGCCTGTGTACTGTCAAGAAAGTGTCAGCCAAACTGTAATCACCAGAACAAAAAG GAGCTATGGGTGTATATGATTAACATAGCATTCAGTGCTTTGGCAATACTCCACTTGACTTACCTGGGCTCTGTGTTCAACTCCAGTGTGGACTACATGGAGGAGGACGAG GATAATATCACCCATCATACCATACAGAAGTGGTCAGAGCTAAGCTGGACAAGCCACTGGGTCATGTTTGGATGCTGGATACTGTACCGCCTCCTTCTGTAA